GGATAGCGTAGGCTCCAAGTGGAAAGAACATTATGAAAAACAGAGGGTTTATTATTACTGTTAATGATGGTGTAATATTTATTAGTGCAAGTATGCATTCTAAGATTCTTCTGATAAACCATCCAGTTTTAATCTTCAATCCCCACTCGCCTCAAAATATTCCACTCATTATGGAATATTTCAGTCTAATTTTTAGAACATTGCAAAGAAGAAAATAATTCTTATATTCCAAAAGATGAAATCAAAGAATATATGGAGCCCTTGCTTATCCGCGCCTCATACCATAAACGTTAAATGTTAGTGATGACCGCTTTTAGAAAGAGGAAGCATTAGATGGGGCAAGATTCGACTGATACTAGGGGTGCTTACGCTGCTATTCTTCTCCTTGGTTTAGTAAGTCTTTTAGGGGATGTTGTATATGAGGGTTCAAGGGGAATTATTACACCGTACTTAGCTTTTTTAGGAGCCTCAGCTTTTGTTATAACCTTTATGGGTAGACTTGGAGAATTTTTAGGATATTTTCTGAGAATTATTAGCGGTAGGCTTGCCGATACGACGAGAGCCTATTGGTTTTTCATGTTCCTAGGTTACGGACTAATAGCATCTATTCCGCTCCTAGGGATAGTGAGAATTTGGGAGATAGCTGTAATCCTAGTTCTCTTCGAAAGGATTGGAAAGGCTGTAAGAGCCCCATCGAGAGACGCCGTAATATCAATTGTGAGTAGAGGTGTTGGTGCTGGAAAAGCCTTCGGGCTTCATGAGCTCCTAGATCAAGTGGGGGCAATTCTAGGTCCCTTAATCGTAGCTGGTTTAATGTTCTACACTAGTAGTAACTATAATTTAACTTTCATCTACTTATCGCTTCCCTTCGTAATGCTTTTGGCAGTCTTATCCTATACCCATAGTAAGATTGGTTGGAGGAAGGCTTTTAAGCCGAGGGCTTTAACTGAAGGGGTTAAGGGAAAGATTGGAAGGGTCTTTTACATCTATACCCTATCTGTTCTATTGAATACTGTTGGGCTCATACCTTTTGAGATAATATTATATAAGGCTACAGTTATTCTTGAACCATTAAACCAGCAATGGGTTATTCCTCTAATTTATACACTGATACAGGGTACTGATGCACCAACAGCTCTATTCGCTGGACTCGCGTATGATAAATTTAAGATCAAAGTTTTAGTGCTTTCCTTTATCCTATCAATTATTCCAGCTCTACTTGCAATGGCCGACACGAACC
The nucleotide sequence above comes from Candidatus Bathyarchaeia archaeon. Encoded proteins:
- a CDS encoding MFS transporter: MGQDSTDTRGAYAAILLLGLVSLLGDVVYEGSRGIITPYLAFLGASAFVITFMGRLGEFLGYFLRIISGRLADTTRAYWFFMFLGYGLIASIPLLGIVRIWEIAVILVLFERIGKAVRAPSRDAVISIVSRGVGAGKAFGLHELLDQVGAILGPLIVAGLMFYTSSNYNLTFIYLSLPFVMLLAVLSYTHSKIGWRKAFKPRALTEGVKGKIGRVFYIYTLSVLLNTVGLIPFEIILYKATVILEPLNQQWVIPLIYTLIQGTDAPTALFAGLAYDKFKIKVLVLSFILSIIPALLAMADTNLMMLIFAAAFFGLVLGMQESIYRAAVSDFAPASLRGTAYGIFNTAYGVGMLISGAIYGLIAQLNAPYIAVATYVIVTQAAAIMLVIRAKPGEV